The following coding sequences are from one Dermacentor andersoni chromosome 5, qqDerAnde1_hic_scaffold, whole genome shotgun sequence window:
- the LOC126530256 gene encoding dehydrogenase/reductase SDR family member 7-like has translation MACLVSWLPYMGVPGLMAFFAWLKLADADLMLLFKSKFGRSIVTLRGKVIWITGSSSGIGEYLAYELAKVGSRLVLSGTNLESLELEKNNCLEFGKDEGTEVVVLPFSICNFSTHSEQLQKVLDHFVKLDVLVNNAGRSQRANFEEIPVEIDKEMFDCNTFGAISLTRCAVKYFKEKGVQARVVVTSSTAGKLGAPFSATYTGSKHALQGYYECLRLEGVILGGLDVTVTYPGPVFSRIRERAFTATPGKLYNMKDTPKSRLMPIERCAQLIAVAIANNMDEVWIS, from the coding sequence ATGGCGTGTTTGGTGTCGTGGCTCCCTTATATGGGCGTACCGGGACTCATGGCCTTCTTTGCGTGGCTTAAACTTGCCGACGCCGACCTGATGCTTCTATTCAAGTCGAAGTTCGGACGTTCGATAGTAACCCTGAGAGGAAAAGTAATATGGATCACAGGATCATCAAGTGGCATTGGCGAGTACCTTGCATATGAGCTAGCCAAAGTCGGATCTCGTCTAGTCCTCTCTGGCACCAACCTGGAGAGCCTAGAGCTTGAAAAAAACAACTGCCTTGAGTTTGGTAAAGACGAAGGGACAGAAGTCGTTGTTCTCCCATTCAGCATTTGCAACTTCTCGACACACAGCGAGCAGCTTCAAAAGGTCCTGGACCATTTTGTCAAGTTGGATGTCCTGGTTAACAATGCTGGCCGTAGCCAGCGAGCTAACTTTGAGGAGATTCCTGTCGAGATCGACAAAGAGATGTTTGACTGCAACACCTTCGGTGCCATATCTCTTACGCGGTGTGCTGTGAAGTATTTTAAAGAAAAGGGCGTGCAAGCTCGTGTTGTGGTCACCAGCAGCACGGCTGGAAAGCTTGGTGCGCCTTTCTCAGCCACCTACACTGGTTCCAAGCATGCACTCCAGGGCTATTATGAGTGCTTGCGCCTGGAAGGTGTGATTCTAGGAGGTTTAGATGTCACCGTCACCTATCCAGGACCTGTATTCTCACGTATCCGGGAGCGTGCATTTACTGCCACGCCTGGCAAGCTGTACAACATGAAGGACACGCCCAAGTCTCGACTCATGCCCATCGAACGCTGCGCTCAGCTCATCGCAGTTGCCATAGCCAATAATATGGATGAAGTTTGGATTTCCtag